A region from the Sulfurospirillum tamanense genome encodes:
- the metG gene encoding methionine--tRNA ligase: MKSYVTTPIYYVNDVPHIGHAYTTIIADTMARYYRLKGSDTFLLTGTDEHGQKIEQAAKARGFTPKVYADEISGKFKALWDDFDISYNHFIRTTDEEHKRGVQKAFEVMLAKGDIYKGEYEGFYCVSCETFFTETQLLDDGGCPDCGKPTNLVKEESYFFRLSNYQDKLLEWYHKEEKCVVPKGKKNEVISFVKQGLRDLSITRTSFDWGVKLPESMNDPRHVMYVWLDALLNYITALGYGKDDANMGYWPASVQLVGKDILRFHAIYWPAFLMSLDLPLPKHVAAHGWWTRNGEKMSKSKGNVVNPKEVADAYGLENFRFFLLREVPFGQDGDFSQKALIDRINSDLGNEFGNLLNRIIGMSGKYSAHVIDSADVKKFYAKELEEAHVILRVVENYIQEVQTNRYLEELWKVLTLANQSITIHEPWVKIKEGKTEEALALVALVANLLAKVAVLLSPIMPQTCQKIAQGMHFPLDKEGYDALIAQETLLAPFTIEKVPPLFPRIEEERMDSPEPTPPPKETSKETSKEAKVPTEGLVDVKEFFKSQLKIATIVEAEEVPKSAKLLKLQVDLGEGATRQIIAGIKEHYSAQSLVGTQVCIVANLKPAKIMGLESHGMLLAAKDGTGLCLMRPETPRESGASVG, translated from the coding sequence ATGAAATCTTACGTCACTACTCCCATTTACTATGTCAACGACGTGCCCCACATCGGGCATGCTTATACCACCATCATTGCCGATACCATGGCGCGCTATTATCGCCTTAAGGGCAGCGACACGTTCTTGCTTACAGGCACTGATGAACACGGCCAAAAAATCGAACAAGCTGCCAAAGCCAGAGGCTTTACACCAAAGGTGTATGCCGATGAAATCAGTGGTAAATTTAAAGCCTTGTGGGATGATTTTGACATTAGCTACAACCATTTCATCCGCACCACCGACGAAGAGCATAAACGTGGGGTACAAAAAGCCTTTGAAGTCATGCTTGCCAAAGGTGACATTTATAAGGGCGAATACGAGGGCTTTTACTGCGTAAGCTGTGAAACCTTTTTCACTGAAACCCAGCTTTTGGATGATGGCGGATGTCCAGATTGCGGAAAGCCCACCAATCTTGTCAAGGAAGAAAGCTACTTTTTCCGCCTCTCAAACTACCAAGATAAGCTTTTAGAGTGGTACCACAAAGAAGAAAAATGCGTCGTGCCAAAGGGCAAAAAAAACGAAGTGATTAGCTTTGTCAAACAAGGCCTCAGGGATCTCTCCATCACCCGCACCAGTTTTGATTGGGGGGTAAAACTGCCCGAATCCATGAATGACCCCAGACATGTCATGTATGTGTGGCTTGATGCTCTTTTAAACTACATCACCGCCCTAGGATATGGCAAAGACGACGCCAACATGGGCTACTGGCCTGCCTCTGTGCAACTTGTAGGCAAAGACATTTTGCGCTTTCATGCCATCTACTGGCCTGCGTTTTTAATGAGCCTTGACTTGCCTCTTCCCAAACACGTCGCCGCACACGGTTGGTGGACGCGCAACGGTGAAAAGATGAGCAAATCCAAGGGCAACGTGGTCAACCCCAAAGAGGTCGCGGATGCGTATGGACTGGAAAATTTTCGCTTTTTCTTGCTCCGTGAAGTGCCTTTTGGACAAGACGGGGACTTTAGCCAAAAAGCCCTCATCGACCGCATCAACTCCGACCTTGGCAACGAATTTGGTAACCTTTTAAATCGCATCATTGGCATGAGCGGCAAGTACAGTGCGCACGTTATCGACTCTGCCGACGTCAAAAAATTCTACGCCAAAGAGCTCGAAGAGGCACACGTTATCTTGCGTGTCGTGGAAAATTACATCCAAGAAGTGCAAACCAACCGCTACTTGGAAGAGCTCTGGAAAGTCCTCACCCTTGCCAACCAATCCATCACCATCCACGAGCCGTGGGTAAAAATCAAAGAGGGTAAAACCGAAGAGGCCCTCGCCCTCGTGGCCCTCGTGGCCAACCTTTTGGCTAAAGTGGCTGTATTGCTCTCCCCCATCATGCCTCAAACCTGCCAGAAAATCGCCCAAGGGATGCACTTCCCCTTAGACAAGGAGGGCTACGACGCACTCATTGCCCAAGAAACGCTTCTTGCACCTTTTACTATCGAAAAAGTGCCACCTTTGTTTCCACGTATCGAAGAAGAACGCATGGATTCACCCGAGCCCACACCTCCGCCAAAAGAGACTTCCAAGGAAACATCAAAGGAAGCAAAAGTTCCAACCGAGGGGCTTGTGGATGTTAAAGAGTTCTTCAAAAGCCAACTCAAAATCGCCACTATCGTCGAGGCTGAAGAGGTACCTAAAAGTGCCAAACTTCTAAAACTCCAAGTAGACCTAGGCGAGGGCGCAACCCGCCAAATCATCGCAGGCATCAAAGAGCACTACAGCGCCCAAAGCCTTGTGGGAACCCAAGTGTGCATCGTGGCCAATTTAAAACCCGCTAAAATCATGGGGCTTGAAAGCCACGGCATGTTACTTGCAGCGAAAGATGGCACAGGTCTTTGCCTCATGCGACCCGAAACCCCAAGAGAAAGCGGTGCATCGGTAGGATGA
- the ybeY gene encoding rRNA maturation RNase YbeY, with the protein MITFENETDFVFSLEPLEAIANTLSTQEVELLLVEKEAMQALNLQTRGIDKPTDVLSFPLEPFPHAPLGSIVINLDAVLEVSKTLGHTPEAEIALLFIHGLLHLLGFDHESDTGQMRQKEEELIGTFGLPPSLIVRTEK; encoded by the coding sequence ATGATTACTTTTGAAAATGAAACGGATTTTGTTTTTTCCCTAGAACCCCTAGAGGCCATTGCCAACACCCTTAGCACCCAAGAAGTTGAATTACTTTTGGTTGAAAAAGAAGCCATGCAAGCCCTTAACCTCCAAACACGCGGGATTGATAAACCCACAGATGTGCTAAGTTTTCCCCTAGAGCCTTTTCCCCATGCTCCCCTTGGGAGTATTGTGATTAATCTTGATGCCGTACTGGAGGTGTCCAAAACCCTTGGCCACACGCCTGAAGCAGAGATAGCTTTGTTGTTTATCCACGGTTTATTGCACTTGCTTGGGTTTGACCATGAGAGCGACACAGGACAAATGCGCCAAAAAGAAGAAGAGCTCATTGGTACTTTTGGCCTCCCTCCTAGCCTCATTGTTCGCACGGAGAAGTGA